DNA from Candidatus Binataceae bacterium:
GGCATGTCGCGGGTCACGAAGTAGCCCAGCCCGGCGAAGGTCTCGTTGCGATTTCCCGAGGGATCGAAGAAATAGATCGTCGCGCCGCGCGTGATGCCGTGGCGGGTTGGCCCGGTATCGATTTTGACCCGATGCTTGGACATGACGTCGGCCGCGCGCAGGACGTCGTTCCAGCTGTCCAGGTAGAAGGCGAAGTGATGAAACCCCGGCCGCGGACCGCCCACGAAAGCGATGTCGTGCGGCTTGCTCGAGCAGGAGAGAAAGGCGCCGGCCTGGATGCTGTTGCCCGGACCGACCAGCACCTGCTCGGTCAATTGAAAGCCGAGCGCTTCGGTAAAGAAGCGGCAGTTGTCGGCGACCTGGTTGATCCCCATCGACGGTTCGATCTTGGCGACCAGCAGGCAGTGATCGAGATGAATCGCGCCCGCGCCCTTGATGTCATCGGGCCACGGGTCTGGGTTGATCGAACCCACGCTTCTGCCCACCACCTCCTTCTCC
Protein-coding regions in this window:
- a CDS encoding VOC family protein: EKEVVGRSVGSINPDPWPDDIKGAGAIHLDHCLLVAKIEPSMGINQVADNCRFFTEALGFQLTEQVLVGPGNSIQAGAFLSCSSKPHDIAFVGGPRPGFHHFAFYLDSWNDVLRAADVMSKHRVKIDTGPTRHGITRGATIYFFDPSGNRNETFAGLGYFVTRDMPVITWTEEHLGAAIFYHGRQINPDFTNVYTDAT